In Salvelinus fontinalis isolate EN_2023a chromosome 25, ASM2944872v1, whole genome shotgun sequence, one genomic interval encodes:
- the gramd1c gene encoding protein Aster-C isoform X2, producing MFTVSGTVGLMDQVSRSGVGSDVTDETASMGEYRWSSEEHEMSDPQGQCLAAPQALPAPTYKQRVEEFKKLFRELPESERLIMDYTCALQRDILLQGRLYLSENWLCFYSNVFRGTKIALTLRDIKAMYREKTARLIPNAIQICTDSEKLFFTSFSAREKSYQGVFRMWQNTLMDKPLSSLALWQMVKQHYGNDLGLRIVEIESLQTSAESTTQKHTSMTVRPGGEDSGRPSTLRLQPGDQGSFEPTAPQGEDLPSPLGQSSINSGNTDDACSTSSRCTPDPSLDRSAPERVSKRSELSLDLNSNLDRFSDQSGSESAEEEERVSVSQQHGRLYVNTVFNISAEKMFELLFTESHFIRRFMNARKITNAILTRWQSDASGSMKRSLNYTITITNPLVGKFSTATENQILYKEFREGQYYLVDSEVYTHDVPYHDYFYTQNRYCIIRHSKRKCRLRVYTDVKYKKQPWGLVKSFITKNSWSGLEDYFRHLESELMEEEAELNQGCGDPGKMIGGMRHWRRRTFSRTLQEHLKPSKQCEPDLDPHREGKTDPIDMKGPPRWNISTIIAGMSIILLILTVLNLGLFFKLWAMEDVANRMYLSTKHHLRERTESSFAADFFPEPAPTYRTREETLLLKAVLQDSINLLEQLRSSLSLLQQKFVTNRTAILQ from the exons ATGTTTACAG TCAGCGGAACAGTGGGTCTGATGGACCAGGTTTCCCGGTCAGGGGTTGGCAGTGACGTCACAGACGAGACCGCCTCCATGGGGGAGTACAGGTGGAGCTCTGAGGAACATGAG ATGTCCGACCCTCAGGGCCAGTGTCTGGCCGCCCCCCAAGCCCTACCGGCCCCCACCTACAAACAGAGGGTTGAGGAGTTCAAGAAGCTGTTCAGAGAACTGCCTGAGTCAGAGAGACTCATCATGG ACTATACCTGTGCCCTCCAGAGAGACATCCTACTGCAGGGACGCCTCTACCTGTCAGAGAACTGGCTCTGTTTCTATAGCAATGTGTTTCGGGGGACAAAG ATAGCCTTGACTCTGAGGGACATCAAGGCCatgtacagagagaagacagcacGGCTGATCCCCAACGCCATTCAGATCTGCACAGACTCAGagaag TTGTTCTTCACTTCCTTCTCAGCCAGAGAGAAGAGTTACCAGGGAGTGTTCCGGATGTGGCAGAACACTCTGATGGACAAA ccACTGAGTAGTTTGGCGCTGTGGCAGATGGTCAAGCAGCACTATGGCAATGACCTGGGCCTGAGGATTGTAGAGATAGAAAGTCTACAGACATCAGCAGAATCAACCACGCAGAAACACACCAG CATGACCGTGAGGCCTGGTGGAGAGGACTCTGGGAGGCCGTCTACTCTGCGCCTCCAGCCGGGGGATCAGGGCTCCTTTGAGCCCACTGCACCCCAGGGAGAGGACCTACCCTCACCCCTCGGACAGAGCTCCATCAACTCAGGAAACACA GATGATGCTTGCAGCACCTCGTCTCGGTGCACTCCTGACCCGTCTCTGGACCGCTCTGCCCCGGAGCGGGTCTCCAAGCGCTCTGAGCTTTCTCTGGACCTCAACTCTAACTTGGACCGCTTCTCTGACCAGAGCGGCTCGGAGAGTGCAGAGGAGG aggagagggtgagtgtctcCCAGCAGCATGGCAGGCTCTATGTGAACACGGTCTTCAACATCAGTGCAGAAAAGATGTTTGAACTGCTCTTTACCGAATCCCACTTCATACGAAGATTCATGAACGCCAGGAAGATCACCA ATGCCATCCTTACACGGTGGCAGAGTGACGCGTCCGGCTCCATGAAGAGGAGTCTCaactacaccatcaccatcaccaaccCTCTGGTGGGCAAGTTCTCCACCGCCACGGAAAACCAG ATCCTGTACAAGGAGTTCAGGGAAGGTCAGTACTACCTCGTCGACTCGGAGGTCTACACACACGACGTCCCGTACCACGACTACTTCTACACTCAGAACCGCTACTGTATCATCCGCCATTCCAAACGCAAATGTCGCCTCAG GGTGTACACTGATGTGAAGTACAAGAAGCAGCCGTGGGGGCTGGTCAAGTCCTTCATCACCAAGAACTCCTGGAGTGGCCTGGAGGACTACTTCAGACACCTGG AATCTGAGCTGATGGAAGAGGAGGCGGAGCTGAACCAGGGATGCGGAGACCCCGGTAAGATGATTGGCGGGATGCGTCATTGGCGGAGGAGGACGTTCAGTCGGACACTACAGGAGCACCTGAAGCCCAGCAAGCAATGCGAGCCCGACCTAGACCCTCACAGAGAGGGCAAGACGG ATCCCATAGATATGAAGGGTCCACCTCGATGGAACATTTCTACCATCATAGCTGGGATGAGCATCAT TCTGCTGATCCTAACAGTACTGAACCTGGGGCTGTTCTTTAAGCTGTGGGCCATGGAGGATGTGGCCAACCGCATGTACCTGAGCACCAAGCACCACCTCCGGGAGAGGACCGAGAGCAG TTTTGCCGCTGACTTCTTTCCTGAACCGGCCCCAACATACAGGACCAGAGAGGAGACTTTGCTGCTGAAAGCAGTGCTGCAGGACTCCATCAACCTATTGGAGCAG CTCCGCAGTTCTCTGTCGCTGCTTCAGCAGAAATTTGTAACCAACAGAACAGCAATTCTGCAGTGA
- the gramd1c gene encoding protein Aster-C isoform X1, with protein sequence MMKTQVSGTVGLMDQVSRSGVGSDVTDETASMGEYRWSSEEHEMSDPQGQCLAAPQALPAPTYKQRVEEFKKLFRELPESERLIMDYTCALQRDILLQGRLYLSENWLCFYSNVFRGTKIALTLRDIKAMYREKTARLIPNAIQICTDSEKLFFTSFSAREKSYQGVFRMWQNTLMDKPLSSLALWQMVKQHYGNDLGLRIVEIESLQTSAESTTQKHTSMTVRPGGEDSGRPSTLRLQPGDQGSFEPTAPQGEDLPSPLGQSSINSGNTDDACSTSSRCTPDPSLDRSAPERVSKRSELSLDLNSNLDRFSDQSGSESAEEEERVSVSQQHGRLYVNTVFNISAEKMFELLFTESHFIRRFMNARKITNAILTRWQSDASGSMKRSLNYTITITNPLVGKFSTATENQILYKEFREGQYYLVDSEVYTHDVPYHDYFYTQNRYCIIRHSKRKCRLRVYTDVKYKKQPWGLVKSFITKNSWSGLEDYFRHLESELMEEEAELNQGCGDPGKMIGGMRHWRRRTFSRTLQEHLKPSKQCEPDLDPHREGKTDPIDMKGPPRWNISTIIAGMSIILLILTVLNLGLFFKLWAMEDVANRMYLSTKHHLRERTESSFAADFFPEPAPTYRTREETLLLKAVLQDSINLLEQLRSSLSLLQQKFVTNRTAILQ encoded by the exons ATGATGAAGACGcagg TCAGCGGAACAGTGGGTCTGATGGACCAGGTTTCCCGGTCAGGGGTTGGCAGTGACGTCACAGACGAGACCGCCTCCATGGGGGAGTACAGGTGGAGCTCTGAGGAACATGAG ATGTCCGACCCTCAGGGCCAGTGTCTGGCCGCCCCCCAAGCCCTACCGGCCCCCACCTACAAACAGAGGGTTGAGGAGTTCAAGAAGCTGTTCAGAGAACTGCCTGAGTCAGAGAGACTCATCATGG ACTATACCTGTGCCCTCCAGAGAGACATCCTACTGCAGGGACGCCTCTACCTGTCAGAGAACTGGCTCTGTTTCTATAGCAATGTGTTTCGGGGGACAAAG ATAGCCTTGACTCTGAGGGACATCAAGGCCatgtacagagagaagacagcacGGCTGATCCCCAACGCCATTCAGATCTGCACAGACTCAGagaag TTGTTCTTCACTTCCTTCTCAGCCAGAGAGAAGAGTTACCAGGGAGTGTTCCGGATGTGGCAGAACACTCTGATGGACAAA ccACTGAGTAGTTTGGCGCTGTGGCAGATGGTCAAGCAGCACTATGGCAATGACCTGGGCCTGAGGATTGTAGAGATAGAAAGTCTACAGACATCAGCAGAATCAACCACGCAGAAACACACCAG CATGACCGTGAGGCCTGGTGGAGAGGACTCTGGGAGGCCGTCTACTCTGCGCCTCCAGCCGGGGGATCAGGGCTCCTTTGAGCCCACTGCACCCCAGGGAGAGGACCTACCCTCACCCCTCGGACAGAGCTCCATCAACTCAGGAAACACA GATGATGCTTGCAGCACCTCGTCTCGGTGCACTCCTGACCCGTCTCTGGACCGCTCTGCCCCGGAGCGGGTCTCCAAGCGCTCTGAGCTTTCTCTGGACCTCAACTCTAACTTGGACCGCTTCTCTGACCAGAGCGGCTCGGAGAGTGCAGAGGAGG aggagagggtgagtgtctcCCAGCAGCATGGCAGGCTCTATGTGAACACGGTCTTCAACATCAGTGCAGAAAAGATGTTTGAACTGCTCTTTACCGAATCCCACTTCATACGAAGATTCATGAACGCCAGGAAGATCACCA ATGCCATCCTTACACGGTGGCAGAGTGACGCGTCCGGCTCCATGAAGAGGAGTCTCaactacaccatcaccatcaccaaccCTCTGGTGGGCAAGTTCTCCACCGCCACGGAAAACCAG ATCCTGTACAAGGAGTTCAGGGAAGGTCAGTACTACCTCGTCGACTCGGAGGTCTACACACACGACGTCCCGTACCACGACTACTTCTACACTCAGAACCGCTACTGTATCATCCGCCATTCCAAACGCAAATGTCGCCTCAG GGTGTACACTGATGTGAAGTACAAGAAGCAGCCGTGGGGGCTGGTCAAGTCCTTCATCACCAAGAACTCCTGGAGTGGCCTGGAGGACTACTTCAGACACCTGG AATCTGAGCTGATGGAAGAGGAGGCGGAGCTGAACCAGGGATGCGGAGACCCCGGTAAGATGATTGGCGGGATGCGTCATTGGCGGAGGAGGACGTTCAGTCGGACACTACAGGAGCACCTGAAGCCCAGCAAGCAATGCGAGCCCGACCTAGACCCTCACAGAGAGGGCAAGACGG ATCCCATAGATATGAAGGGTCCACCTCGATGGAACATTTCTACCATCATAGCTGGGATGAGCATCAT TCTGCTGATCCTAACAGTACTGAACCTGGGGCTGTTCTTTAAGCTGTGGGCCATGGAGGATGTGGCCAACCGCATGTACCTGAGCACCAAGCACCACCTCCGGGAGAGGACCGAGAGCAG TTTTGCCGCTGACTTCTTTCCTGAACCGGCCCCAACATACAGGACCAGAGAGGAGACTTTGCTGCTGAAAGCAGTGCTGCAGGACTCCATCAACCTATTGGAGCAG CTCCGCAGTTCTCTGTCGCTGCTTCAGCAGAAATTTGTAACCAACAGAACAGCAATTCTGCAGTGA
- the gramd1c gene encoding protein Aster-C isoform X3 has protein sequence MDQVSRSGVGSDVTDETASMGEYRWSSEEHEMSDPQGQCLAAPQALPAPTYKQRVEEFKKLFRELPESERLIMDYTCALQRDILLQGRLYLSENWLCFYSNVFRGTKIALTLRDIKAMYREKTARLIPNAIQICTDSEKLFFTSFSAREKSYQGVFRMWQNTLMDKPLSSLALWQMVKQHYGNDLGLRIVEIESLQTSAESTTQKHTSMTVRPGGEDSGRPSTLRLQPGDQGSFEPTAPQGEDLPSPLGQSSINSGNTDDACSTSSRCTPDPSLDRSAPERVSKRSELSLDLNSNLDRFSDQSGSESAEEEERVSVSQQHGRLYVNTVFNISAEKMFELLFTESHFIRRFMNARKITNAILTRWQSDASGSMKRSLNYTITITNPLVGKFSTATENQILYKEFREGQYYLVDSEVYTHDVPYHDYFYTQNRYCIIRHSKRKCRLRVYTDVKYKKQPWGLVKSFITKNSWSGLEDYFRHLESELMEEEAELNQGCGDPGKMIGGMRHWRRRTFSRTLQEHLKPSKQCEPDLDPHREGKTDPIDMKGPPRWNISTIIAGMSIILLILTVLNLGLFFKLWAMEDVANRMYLSTKHHLRERTESSFAADFFPEPAPTYRTREETLLLKAVLQDSINLLEQLRSSLSLLQQKFVTNRTAILQ, from the exons ATGGACCAGGTTTCCCGGTCAGGGGTTGGCAGTGACGTCACAGACGAGACCGCCTCCATGGGGGAGTACAGGTGGAGCTCTGAGGAACATGAG ATGTCCGACCCTCAGGGCCAGTGTCTGGCCGCCCCCCAAGCCCTACCGGCCCCCACCTACAAACAGAGGGTTGAGGAGTTCAAGAAGCTGTTCAGAGAACTGCCTGAGTCAGAGAGACTCATCATGG ACTATACCTGTGCCCTCCAGAGAGACATCCTACTGCAGGGACGCCTCTACCTGTCAGAGAACTGGCTCTGTTTCTATAGCAATGTGTTTCGGGGGACAAAG ATAGCCTTGACTCTGAGGGACATCAAGGCCatgtacagagagaagacagcacGGCTGATCCCCAACGCCATTCAGATCTGCACAGACTCAGagaag TTGTTCTTCACTTCCTTCTCAGCCAGAGAGAAGAGTTACCAGGGAGTGTTCCGGATGTGGCAGAACACTCTGATGGACAAA ccACTGAGTAGTTTGGCGCTGTGGCAGATGGTCAAGCAGCACTATGGCAATGACCTGGGCCTGAGGATTGTAGAGATAGAAAGTCTACAGACATCAGCAGAATCAACCACGCAGAAACACACCAG CATGACCGTGAGGCCTGGTGGAGAGGACTCTGGGAGGCCGTCTACTCTGCGCCTCCAGCCGGGGGATCAGGGCTCCTTTGAGCCCACTGCACCCCAGGGAGAGGACCTACCCTCACCCCTCGGACAGAGCTCCATCAACTCAGGAAACACA GATGATGCTTGCAGCACCTCGTCTCGGTGCACTCCTGACCCGTCTCTGGACCGCTCTGCCCCGGAGCGGGTCTCCAAGCGCTCTGAGCTTTCTCTGGACCTCAACTCTAACTTGGACCGCTTCTCTGACCAGAGCGGCTCGGAGAGTGCAGAGGAGG aggagagggtgagtgtctcCCAGCAGCATGGCAGGCTCTATGTGAACACGGTCTTCAACATCAGTGCAGAAAAGATGTTTGAACTGCTCTTTACCGAATCCCACTTCATACGAAGATTCATGAACGCCAGGAAGATCACCA ATGCCATCCTTACACGGTGGCAGAGTGACGCGTCCGGCTCCATGAAGAGGAGTCTCaactacaccatcaccatcaccaaccCTCTGGTGGGCAAGTTCTCCACCGCCACGGAAAACCAG ATCCTGTACAAGGAGTTCAGGGAAGGTCAGTACTACCTCGTCGACTCGGAGGTCTACACACACGACGTCCCGTACCACGACTACTTCTACACTCAGAACCGCTACTGTATCATCCGCCATTCCAAACGCAAATGTCGCCTCAG GGTGTACACTGATGTGAAGTACAAGAAGCAGCCGTGGGGGCTGGTCAAGTCCTTCATCACCAAGAACTCCTGGAGTGGCCTGGAGGACTACTTCAGACACCTGG AATCTGAGCTGATGGAAGAGGAGGCGGAGCTGAACCAGGGATGCGGAGACCCCGGTAAGATGATTGGCGGGATGCGTCATTGGCGGAGGAGGACGTTCAGTCGGACACTACAGGAGCACCTGAAGCCCAGCAAGCAATGCGAGCCCGACCTAGACCCTCACAGAGAGGGCAAGACGG ATCCCATAGATATGAAGGGTCCACCTCGATGGAACATTTCTACCATCATAGCTGGGATGAGCATCAT TCTGCTGATCCTAACAGTACTGAACCTGGGGCTGTTCTTTAAGCTGTGGGCCATGGAGGATGTGGCCAACCGCATGTACCTGAGCACCAAGCACCACCTCCGGGAGAGGACCGAGAGCAG TTTTGCCGCTGACTTCTTTCCTGAACCGGCCCCAACATACAGGACCAGAGAGGAGACTTTGCTGCTGAAAGCAGTGCTGCAGGACTCCATCAACCTATTGGAGCAG CTCCGCAGTTCTCTGTCGCTGCTTCAGCAGAAATTTGTAACCAACAGAACAGCAATTCTGCAGTGA